A portion of the Sphingobacterium spiritivorum genome contains these proteins:
- the pelA gene encoding pectate lyase, with translation MKKTLGILFILISAGIVHAQTQTDSLADKMLRYQLPVGAWSKQLADKSTVDYSKPIDKSLADKIRKTTDQYATIDNKATSREIEYLIQAYHKTKNPNYLKAVERGIEYLLKMQYPNGGFPQYYPNASLYRGEITYNDNAMINALDILYNVSNKLEGYEVVRSGLSKRAQDAVKRGLDCILKTQVRQNGTLTIWAAQYDQNTLQPAKARNFEPASLSSSESMGVVKFLMRFEQPSAEVIQAVKSAKKWFESNDIEGYRFDFTKDPATNKPTRQLVKDPDAVVWARFYDLKDNRPIFGDRDNSIKYNLSEVSEERRNGYAWYGVWPLNFVQKDYQKWLKKNKIEE, from the coding sequence ATGAAAAAGACTTTAGGAATATTGTTTATACTGATAAGTGCCGGCATTGTCCATGCACAGACCCAGACGGATAGTCTGGCAGATAAAATGCTGCGTTATCAGTTACCTGTAGGAGCATGGTCTAAACAGCTCGCTGATAAATCCACAGTAGATTATTCTAAACCGATAGATAAATCTCTGGCCGATAAGATTCGCAAGACTACAGATCAGTATGCAACTATAGATAATAAAGCTACATCACGTGAAATTGAATATCTGATACAGGCTTACCACAAAACTAAAAATCCTAATTATCTGAAAGCGGTAGAAAGAGGTATAGAATATCTGTTGAAAATGCAGTATCCAAACGGTGGATTTCCGCAGTATTATCCCAATGCCTCTCTTTACAGGGGTGAAATCACGTACAACGATAATGCGATGATTAATGCCCTGGATATTCTTTACAATGTATCGAACAAACTTGAAGGGTATGAAGTGGTACGTTCCGGGCTTAGCAAACGGGCTCAAGATGCTGTAAAACGCGGATTAGACTGTATTCTGAAAACACAGGTCAGACAGAACGGAACGCTCACCATCTGGGCGGCACAATATGACCAGAATACGCTCCAACCGGCCAAGGCACGCAACTTTGAACCTGCATCGCTGAGCAGCAGCGAATCTATGGGAGTTGTCAAATTTCTAATGCGCTTTGAACAGCCTTCTGCAGAAGTAATCCAGGCCGTCAAATCTGCCAAGAAATGGTTTGAATCAAACGATATTGAGGGTTATCGTTTTGATTTCACTAAAGATCCTGCAACAAATAAACCTACCCGCCAGCTTGTAAAAGATCCGGATGCTGTGGTATGGGCACGTTTTTATGACCTGAAAGATAATCGTCCCATCTTCGGAGACAGGGATAATTCCATCAAATACAACTTGTCTGAAGTCAGTGAAGAACGGCGTAATGGCTACGCATGGTATGGCGTATGGCCGCTGAATTTTGTTCAAAAAGATTATCAAAAGTGGTTAAAGAAAAATAAGATAGAAGAATAA
- a CDS encoding sugar kinase, with translation MIDQDFRGAGKGKVLSFGELLLRICPDGNGMWLAENKLPFYIGGAELNVATALALWDVPSSYLTAVPDHAIAHDIVNSVSGIGVDMDPVLFSGNRFGIYYLPKGKDLKNASVVYDRANSSYAELKPGDIDWNSAFDGVSWFHFSAICPAISQDIADICFQAVKAASEKGITVSLDLNYRSKLWKYGKEPLEILPELAPYCTLIMGNIWAANKMLGTALHDSLTGSTEYERDILLEQAAETSKEIIAAYPNCKAVANTFRFDYGQGIRYYTTLFTQGELTVSNEYISTQILDKVGSGDCFMAGLIYGFYHQLTAKETLSFATAAAYDKLFIPSDATTSSVEDVLKMKTENEQ, from the coding sequence ATGATTGATCAAGATTTTCGTGGAGCAGGAAAAGGTAAGGTATTAAGTTTTGGCGAACTTCTGTTACGTATCTGTCCGGATGGAAATGGAATGTGGCTGGCCGAAAACAAACTTCCGTTTTACATCGGAGGTGCAGAATTGAATGTGGCTACTGCCCTGGCCCTGTGGGATGTTCCTTCTTCTTATCTAACCGCTGTACCCGATCATGCGATAGCACATGATATTGTCAATTCTGTATCCGGTATAGGTGTAGATATGGACCCTGTACTATTCTCAGGTAATCGCTTTGGGATCTATTATCTTCCGAAGGGAAAAGACCTTAAAAATGCGAGTGTAGTATATGACAGAGCCAATTCTTCTTATGCAGAATTAAAACCCGGTGATATTGACTGGAATAGCGCTTTTGACGGCGTTTCCTGGTTCCATTTCAGTGCTATTTGCCCGGCTATCAGCCAGGACATTGCCGATATATGTTTTCAGGCAGTAAAAGCAGCTTCAGAAAAAGGAATTACCGTTTCCTTAGATCTGAATTACCGAAGTAAACTGTGGAAATATGGAAAAGAACCTTTGGAAATATTACCAGAACTGGCTCCCTATTGCACACTTATAATGGGAAATATTTGGGCTGCAAATAAAATGCTGGGTACAGCACTTCATGATTCTTTGACTGGAAGTACAGAATATGAAAGAGATATCCTGTTGGAACAGGCAGCAGAAACATCAAAAGAGATCATCGCTGCATATCCCAATTGTAAAGCTGTAGCCAATACCTTCAGATTCGATTACGGCCAAGGCATACGCTATTATACCACACTCTTTACACAAGGAGAACTGACCGTATCCAATGAATATATTTCTACTCAGATATTGGATAAAGTAGGAAGCGGAGATTGTTTTATGGCTGGCCTTATCTATGGATTTTACCATCAGCTAACTGCTAAAGAAACATTATCTTTTGCAACAGCAGCAGCCTATGACAAGCTTTTTATCCCTAGTGATGCAACGACCAGCAGTGTGGAGGATGTACTAAAAATGAAAACAGAAAATGAGCAATAA
- a CDS encoding bifunctional 4-hydroxy-2-oxoglutarate aldolase/2-dehydro-3-deoxy-phosphogluconate aldolase has protein sequence MSNKRQVVLDAILQQGMLPLFYQDSEEGTIALVRVLYKAGICVFEYTNRGDFALKNFKKLIAVRDQELPGLYVGIGTITTARQAEDFVTAGADFLVAPTINPEVAAIAKKNELLWIPGCMTPTEISLAQQHQAALIKIFPANILGPEFISSIKDLFRGQLFMPTGGVELQVDNLHKWFKSGVCAVGMGSKLISQEVMEKGLYNELYDKTVLALKLVQESKY, from the coding sequence ATGAGCAATAAAAGACAAGTAGTACTGGATGCTATTCTTCAGCAAGGTATGCTTCCCCTGTTTTATCAGGACAGCGAAGAAGGCACCATAGCATTGGTGCGTGTACTGTACAAAGCCGGAATATGTGTATTTGAATATACAAACAGAGGAGATTTCGCTTTAAAAAATTTCAAAAAACTGATCGCTGTCCGGGATCAGGAGCTTCCGGGATTATACGTAGGAATCGGCACAATCACCACTGCAAGGCAGGCGGAAGATTTTGTGACTGCAGGAGCAGATTTCCTGGTCGCCCCTACCATCAATCCGGAAGTAGCAGCTATAGCAAAGAAAAATGAACTGTTATGGATTCCGGGATGTATGACACCTACAGAGATTAGTCTTGCACAACAGCATCAGGCAGCACTTATTAAAATATTTCCGGCCAACATACTGGGTCCGGAATTTATTTCTTCGATTAAGGATCTGTTCCGCGGGCAATTGTTCATGCCTACCGGAGGTGTTGAACTACAAGTTGACAACCTTCATAAATGGTTTAAATCAGGAGTGTGTGCCGTAGGCATGGGGAGCAAACTGATCAGCCAGGAAGTCATGGAAAAAGGATTGTACAATGAATTATATGATAAAACAGTATTAGCGCTGAAGCTGGTACAAGAAAGTAAATATTAA
- a CDS encoding tagaturonate reductase, which produces MILNKRNLEHIQHTELVKPSANLLDLPEKVLQFGTGVLLRGLPDYFIDNANRQGIFNGRILVVKSTSQGDVDAFSTQDGLYTLAIRGIEEGNKIHENIINSSINRVLSAANDWKEILKAAHSPEMQVVFSNTTEVGIVMSEDKVTDMPPSSYPGKLLAFLYERFNAFGGSPESGMVIVPAELISDNATKLQQIVFDLAVQNNLEETFINWLKENNHFCNTLVDRIVPGKLPQEEQEILEQQLGYTDDLTIMAEPFRLWAIESQHPRVAEILSFAQADKGIFIAPSISKFKELKLRLLNGTHTLSCALAILAGFETVKEAMQDEAFKAYIKALMEDEISAAILSNSISREDTASFANSVIDRFRNPSLEHKWQSIAMNYTSKMEMRNRELFEKWYQKYEHVPQHMALGFAAYLLFMNSKSTSDGYCTTVGEKKYILQDEHAPLLASYWNDPETLVEKVLADPNLWGANLNNLPGFAASVSKQLNTLKNSGAISAIESLQAEKTI; this is translated from the coding sequence ATGATACTCAACAAAAGAAATTTAGAACATATACAGCATACCGAACTGGTAAAACCGTCGGCCAATCTTCTCGATCTTCCTGAAAAAGTATTGCAGTTCGGAACAGGTGTATTGTTACGCGGACTGCCGGATTATTTTATTGACAACGCCAATCGTCAGGGTATCTTCAATGGAAGGATTCTTGTCGTCAAATCTACCAGTCAGGGTGACGTCGATGCATTTTCCACACAGGATGGTCTGTATACATTAGCTATACGTGGAATAGAAGAAGGCAATAAAATACACGAGAATATTATTAACTCATCCATCAACCGCGTACTTTCTGCAGCAAACGATTGGAAAGAAATTTTGAAAGCTGCGCATAGCCCCGAGATGCAGGTCGTTTTCTCTAATACGACTGAAGTCGGGATTGTGATGAGTGAAGATAAAGTAACAGATATGCCACCATCCTCTTATCCGGGCAAACTGCTTGCATTTCTATATGAAAGATTCAACGCTTTTGGCGGCTCTCCTGAGAGCGGAATGGTGATCGTACCTGCCGAATTAATAAGTGATAACGCAACCAAACTTCAACAGATCGTGTTTGATCTGGCCGTACAAAATAATCTGGAAGAAACATTTATCAACTGGCTAAAAGAAAATAATCATTTCTGCAATACACTGGTTGACAGAATTGTACCCGGAAAACTTCCGCAGGAAGAGCAAGAGATATTGGAACAGCAACTCGGATATACAGATGATCTTACTATCATGGCAGAACCCTTCCGACTCTGGGCTATAGAATCTCAACATCCCCGAGTTGCAGAAATACTTTCCTTTGCGCAAGCAGACAAAGGGATATTTATCGCCCCATCGATCAGCAAATTCAAAGAACTGAAGCTACGCTTACTTAATGGCACGCATACTTTAAGCTGTGCCCTGGCCATATTAGCGGGGTTTGAAACCGTTAAAGAGGCAATGCAGGATGAGGCTTTCAAAGCTTACATCAAGGCACTGATGGAAGACGAAATATCTGCAGCAATCCTGAGTAACAGTATTAGCCGTGAGGATACGGCTTCATTTGCGAATAGTGTTATAGATCGCTTTAGAAACCCTTCACTCGAACATAAATGGCAGTCCATAGCGATGAACTATACCTCAAAAATGGAGATGCGAAACCGGGAACTGTTTGAAAAATGGTATCAAAAATATGAACATGTACCGCAGCACATGGCTTTAGGTTTTGCTGCTTATCTGCTTTTTATGAACAGTAAAAGCACAAGCGATGGCTACTGTACAACTGTAGGAGAAAAGAAGTATATACTACAGGATGAACATGCTCCCCTGCTGGCAAGCTATTGGAACGATCCGGAAACACTGGTAGAAAAAGTTCTGGCAGATCCAAATCTATGGGGTGCTAACCTGAACAATTTACCGGGCTTTGCCGCAAGTGTAAGCAAACAATTGAATACATTAAAAAACAGCGGTGCAATATCGGCAATCGAATCTTTACAGGCTGAAAAAACAATATAA
- a CDS encoding MFS transporter gives MNQIKAGKFRWTICILLFFATTINYLDRQVLSLTWKDFIAPEFHWTNNDYGTITALFSIFYAVSMLFAGRFVDWMDTKKGFLWAIGIWSFGAILHAFCGIATSGIVAGEWFVGFHGAKEAISKINDVGLIINVSVTLFIFARFLLAVGEAGNFPAAIKATAEYFPKKDRALSTSIFNAGATIGALAAPITIPVIAAKWGWEMSFIIIGASGFVWMGFWTFIYKKPEVHPKVNAAELAYIQQDTLADTAAGVVEVKKVSFKDCFRHKQTWAFAFGKFMTDGVWWFYLFWMPAYLSEVYNIKSSDGEGQLAIFILYAITLLSIYGGYLPTVLVEKKGMNPYEGRMKAMLIFAFFPLLVLFAQPLGHFSYWFPVILVGIGGAAHQSWSANIFSTVGDMFPKAAIATITGIGGLAGGIGSFFINKISGWLFDHAEQTHMQFLGFQGAEAGYFIIFSFCAIAYLIAWVVMKALVPKMKIVNF, from the coding sequence ATGAACCAAATAAAAGCAGGCAAGTTTCGCTGGACAATATGTATCCTGTTGTTTTTTGCTACGACGATCAATTACTTAGACAGACAAGTGCTTTCATTAACCTGGAAAGACTTTATAGCTCCGGAATTTCACTGGACCAATAACGACTACGGAACTATTACCGCTTTATTTTCTATTTTCTATGCCGTCAGTATGTTGTTTGCAGGACGGTTTGTAGATTGGATGGACACAAAAAAAGGTTTTTTATGGGCCATTGGGATCTGGTCTTTCGGAGCCATACTACATGCTTTCTGTGGTATTGCGACTTCTGGAATAGTAGCAGGAGAATGGTTTGTCGGGTTTCATGGGGCAAAAGAAGCTATTTCAAAAATAAACGATGTCGGTCTGATCATTAATGTCAGTGTAACCCTGTTTATCTTTGCCCGTTTCTTACTTGCGGTAGGCGAAGCCGGAAACTTCCCCGCAGCGATTAAAGCGACTGCAGAATATTTTCCGAAAAAAGACAGAGCTTTATCCACCAGCATCTTTAATGCCGGTGCTACTATTGGAGCATTGGCAGCTCCGATTACAATACCTGTTATCGCTGCAAAATGGGGATGGGAAATGTCATTTATTATTATCGGAGCTTCTGGTTTTGTGTGGATGGGTTTCTGGACATTTATCTATAAAAAACCCGAAGTACACCCTAAAGTAAATGCTGCAGAACTGGCCTATATTCAGCAGGACACCCTTGCTGATACTGCTGCTGGTGTAGTGGAAGTGAAGAAAGTATCTTTTAAAGATTGCTTCAGACACAAGCAGACCTGGGCTTTTGCCTTTGGCAAATTTATGACTGACGGTGTATGGTGGTTCTATTTATTCTGGATGCCAGCCTACCTCAGTGAAGTTTATAATATCAAATCCTCTGATGGAGAAGGGCAATTAGCGATCTTCATACTCTATGCCATTACCTTATTATCTATCTATGGCGGATACCTTCCCACAGTATTAGTGGAGAAAAAAGGCATGAACCCATACGAAGGGCGGATGAAGGCCATGCTCATTTTCGCTTTCTTCCCGCTACTGGTTTTATTTGCTCAGCCATTAGGACATTTCTCTTATTGGTTCCCTGTGATTCTTGTAGGGATAGGCGGTGCCGCACATCAATCCTGGTCGGCTAATATTTTTTCTACAGTCGGCGATATGTTCCCGAAAGCAGCCATTGCTACCATTACCGGGATAGGAGGACTCGCCGGAGGAATAGGGTCATTTTTTATCAACAAAATTTCAGGATGGTTATTTGATCATGCCGAGCAAACACATATGCAATTCCTGGGCTTTCAGGGTGCTGAAGCAGGATATTTTATAATATTTTCTTTTTGTGCCATAGCCTATCTTATTGCATGGGTAGTAATGAAGGCTTTGGTTCCTAAAATGAAAATCGTAAATTTCTAA
- a CDS encoding UxaA family hydrolase: MVTRILKIHPNDNVLVALQNLVKGETIIYDGENYTLLDDIPAKHKFFMQEMNAGDPIMMYGVLVGKAQHHIGKGGLMDTENTKHASEPYEYRPYHYEWHAPDVSKFEGRTFNGYVRPDGRVGTANYWLFIPTVFCENRNLDVIREALHNELGYAVTDKYKTYTRHLVEAYKNGADLSAADELSLAASQSKAGRLFKNVDGIKFLNHQGGCGGTRQDAAVLSKLLAAYADHPNVAGVTILSLGCQNLQVKDFLEDLKNRNPHFDKPMFIFEQQQSQSEEQLIKEAIQKTFVGLTEVNETERQPAPVSKLVLGVKCGGSDGFSGISANPAVGYTSDLLVTLGGTVLLAEFPELCGAEQNLIDRTIDESAARKFIQLMTAYSNAAENAGSGFHMNPSPGNIKDGLITDAIKSTGAAKKGGNSPVVDVLDYTEPATKPGLNLVCTPGNDVEATTGKAGSGATLILFTTGLGTPTGNPVCPVIKVATNNALTARMGDIIDINTGPIIEGEKTIAQMGEDILEYCIKAASGEIIPKAVLLNQDDFIPWKRGVSL, encoded by the coding sequence ATGGTAACCAGAATTTTAAAAATCCATCCCAATGATAATGTATTAGTGGCTTTACAAAATTTAGTCAAGGGGGAGACTATTATTTATGATGGAGAAAATTATACTTTACTCGATGATATTCCTGCCAAACATAAATTCTTTATGCAGGAAATGAATGCAGGAGATCCCATAATGATGTATGGCGTATTGGTTGGAAAAGCTCAGCACCATATCGGTAAAGGCGGATTAATGGATACTGAAAATACCAAACACGCTTCCGAACCGTATGAATATCGCCCCTACCATTACGAATGGCATGCACCAGACGTGTCTAAGTTTGAAGGTCGTACATTCAATGGTTATGTGCGTCCGGATGGTCGTGTCGGGACTGCGAACTATTGGTTATTCATCCCTACTGTATTCTGTGAAAATCGTAATCTGGATGTCATCCGCGAAGCCCTTCACAATGAACTTGGCTATGCTGTCACAGATAAATACAAGACCTATACACGTCATCTGGTCGAAGCCTACAAAAATGGTGCAGACCTGTCTGCTGCAGACGAATTGTCTTTAGCAGCCAGTCAAAGCAAAGCCGGACGTCTCTTCAAAAATGTAGACGGAATCAAGTTTCTGAATCATCAGGGAGGGTGTGGAGGGACACGTCAGGATGCAGCTGTACTCAGCAAATTATTGGCAGCATACGCGGACCATCCTAATGTAGCAGGTGTGACCATCCTCAGTCTTGGATGCCAGAATCTGCAGGTGAAGGATTTTTTAGAAGATCTCAAAAACCGTAATCCGCACTTTGACAAACCGATGTTCATCTTCGAACAACAGCAATCTCAAAGTGAAGAACAACTGATCAAGGAAGCTATCCAAAAGACATTTGTCGGACTCACTGAAGTTAATGAAACAGAACGTCAGCCGGCACCGGTAAGTAAATTGGTGTTAGGTGTCAAATGTGGTGGCAGTGACGGGTTCAGTGGCATCAGTGCCAATCCTGCAGTAGGATATACCTCAGATCTTCTCGTCACACTTGGGGGTACAGTACTGTTAGCCGAATTTCCGGAACTGTGTGGTGCAGAGCAGAATCTGATAGACAGAACTATTGATGAATCTGCCGCCCGCAAATTTATACAGCTCATGACAGCGTACAGCAATGCTGCGGAAAATGCGGGTTCCGGATTCCATATGAACCCCTCACCCGGTAATATAAAAGACGGCCTTATTACAGATGCCATAAAAAGTACAGGAGCAGCAAAAAAGGGAGGAAATTCTCCTGTTGTAGATGTATTGGATTACACCGAACCGGCCACAAAACCGGGACTGAATCTGGTCTGTACACCAGGCAATGATGTAGAAGCCACTACTGGTAAAGCGGGTTCAGGAGCAACGTTAATTCTGTTTACCACAGGATTGGGTACACCTACAGGTAATCCGGTATGCCCTGTAATAAAAGTCGCAACAAATAATGCACTTACAGCTAGAATGGGAGACATTATAGATATAAACACAGGTCCTATAATAGAAGGTGAAAAGACAATAGCACAAATGGGAGAAGACATTCTGGAGTACTGTATCAAAGCAGCAAGTGGTGAGATTATCCCTAAAGCTGTACTGCTTAATCAGGACGATTTTATCCCATGGAAAAGAGGAGTAAGCCTTTAA
- a CDS encoding glycoside hydrolase family 105 protein → MKRLFFYIQVILVLQIPSAFAQKATSEQMALTVIDKMFKDETFVNKKKGPKWTYDLGVTLEGMTEVWRNTGDGVYFNYIQNWMDQYVDNEGNIRNYKLADHNIDNVKNGRTLLMLYKVTRKDKYLKAASILFDQLKEHPRTKQGGFWHKKVYPYQMWLDGLYMGQPFYTEYAVLMNKPEVFNDVADQFRFMEQNARDPKTGLLYHGWDESRQEKWSDPQTGLSPHIWARGMGWFTMALVDVLDNFPADHPRRPELLAILNRTAKAIVDFQDKKSGVWYDILNVNRKENYFESSASSMFVYGLAKSVRKGYISESYLPAVRKGYQGLLKEFVTTAGPDRVDLNKTVAVSGLGGSKNYRDGSFEYYMSEPVISNDPKGVGPFMLAALELEWINAPKKGKGKVVTLDNYYNNEYKVEPSGLKEPYHYLWNGEDNNGFSFMGRIFNRSGAITNTLRTAPDAQQLKGSNIYIIVDPDTEKETENPHFMNEKEASAIEKWVKAGGVLVLLLNDSGNCEIVKFNTLSKKFGITFNEDSRNRVQGKNFEQGAILIPKSNPIFKTTSKIYIKEISTLQIKKPAVANLTDQGDIIIATAKYGKGTVFAVGDPWFYNEYIDGRKLPAEYQNWNATNDLVNWLISQSK, encoded by the coding sequence ATGAAAAGATTATTCTTCTATATACAAGTCATTTTAGTACTTCAGATACCTTCGGCATTTGCGCAAAAAGCTACTTCCGAGCAAATGGCCCTTACTGTTATCGACAAAATGTTTAAAGATGAAACTTTTGTCAATAAAAAGAAAGGTCCGAAATGGACATATGATTTGGGAGTAACCCTCGAAGGGATGACCGAAGTCTGGCGTAACACCGGAGACGGAGTCTATTTCAATTATATTCAGAACTGGATGGATCAATATGTAGATAATGAGGGTAACATCAGAAATTATAAACTTGCTGACCACAACATTGATAATGTAAAAAACGGCCGTACCTTGCTGATGCTGTATAAGGTAACACGAAAAGATAAATATTTAAAAGCTGCCTCTATCCTGTTTGATCAGCTCAAGGAGCATCCGAGAACCAAACAGGGCGGATTCTGGCACAAGAAAGTCTACCCCTACCAAATGTGGCTGGACGGACTTTATATGGGACAGCCTTTCTATACGGAATATGCTGTACTCATGAACAAACCTGAAGTATTCAATGATGTAGCAGATCAGTTCCGCTTCATGGAACAAAATGCCCGTGACCCGAAAACAGGATTGTTATATCATGGCTGGGACGAATCCCGTCAGGAAAAATGGTCTGACCCTCAGACCGGTCTTTCCCCTCATATCTGGGCACGGGGAATGGGTTGGTTTACAATGGCATTGGTAGATGTACTGGATAATTTCCCGGCAGATCATCCGCGCAGACCGGAACTGTTAGCTATTTTGAATCGTACAGCAAAAGCTATTGTTGATTTTCAGGACAAAAAATCCGGAGTCTGGTATGATATATTGAATGTAAACAGAAAAGAAAACTATTTTGAATCTTCAGCATCGAGTATGTTTGTTTACGGCCTTGCCAAATCTGTTCGTAAAGGCTACATTTCCGAATCCTACCTTCCTGCAGTTCGCAAAGGATATCAGGGATTACTGAAAGAATTTGTTACAACAGCAGGACCAGATCGTGTAGACCTGAACAAGACTGTAGCAGTATCCGGATTAGGTGGCTCCAAGAATTACAGAGACGGATCTTTCGAATACTATATGAGCGAGCCAGTTATTTCCAATGATCCTAAAGGTGTAGGACCCTTTATGCTGGCTGCTTTAGAGCTTGAATGGATCAATGCTCCGAAAAAAGGAAAGGGTAAAGTCGTCACACTTGACAATTATTACAATAATGAATACAAAGTAGAGCCTTCCGGACTGAAAGAACCTTACCACTACCTCTGGAACGGGGAAGATAACAATGGTTTTTCTTTTATGGGCAGAATTTTTAATCGTAGCGGCGCAATTACCAATACGTTAAGGACAGCTCCCGATGCACAGCAATTAAAAGGAAGCAATATTTATATTATCGTTGATCCGGATACAGAAAAAGAAACTGAAAACCCTCACTTTATGAATGAAAAAGAGGCTTCAGCTATAGAAAAATGGGTCAAAGCAGGTGGCGTCCTTGTGCTCTTATTAAATGATAGTGGCAATTGTGAAATTGTGAAGTTCAACACACTATCCAAAAAATTCGGAATCACCTTTAATGAAGACAGCCGTAACCGCGTACAAGGCAAAAACTTTGAACAGGGAGCAATCCTGATTCCCAAATCAAATCCGATTTTCAAGACAACATCAAAAATCTACATCAAAGAAATTTCTACCCTACAGATTAAAAAACCTGCTGTAGCCAATCTTACAGATCAGGGTGATATCATCATTGCTACTGCGAAATATGGTAAAGGTACCGTCTTTGCAGTGGGAGATCCCTGGTTTTATAATGAGTATATCGACGGACGTAAATTGCCTGCCGAATATCAAAACTGGAATGCCACTAATGATCTGGTAAACTGGTTAATCAGTCAATCAAAATAA
- the uxaC gene encoding glucuronate isomerase — translation MKSFLDPNFLLHSKTAQDLYHNFAKNQPIIDYHNHLIPEQIANNASFENISQVWLNGDHYKWRAMRTNGVNEKYITGNASDEEKFRKWAETVPSTMRNPLYHWTHLELQRYFDITDLLSSKTADKIYAETAAKLQTPEYSVRGLLKKMNVEVVCTTDDPTDSLNYHQQFAAEKESFKMLPAFRPDKAMNSDDIEALNAYINKLESVSDRSISTLQDYLDALKKRHDFFAENGCSVSDHGLEQIYAEDYTEQEIADIFAKIRSRQTISCQENLKFKSAMLIYFAEWDHEKGWVQQYHLGALRNNNSRMLSILGPDTGWDSIGDFSQARALSKFLNKLDTQDKLAKTIIYNLNPADNELIATMIGNFNDGSVAGKIQFGSAWWFLDQKDGMTKQMNALSNMGLLSRLVGMLTDSRSFLSFPRHEYFRRLLCDLFGQDVENGELPNDMEEIGKIIADISYFNAKNYFKF, via the coding sequence ATGAAAAGCTTTCTAGATCCAAACTTTCTTTTACATTCAAAGACCGCTCAAGACTTATATCATAATTTTGCTAAGAATCAACCTATCATTGATTATCATAATCACCTGATACCTGAACAGATTGCCAATAATGCGTCTTTCGAAAATATCAGCCAGGTATGGCTAAACGGAGATCACTACAAGTGGCGTGCTATGCGTACCAACGGTGTCAATGAAAAATATATAACCGGAAATGCGTCTGATGAAGAGAAATTCAGAAAATGGGCCGAAACAGTTCCTTCGACCATGCGCAATCCGCTGTATCACTGGACGCATCTGGAATTGCAAAGATATTTCGACATTACGGATCTGCTATCATCAAAGACAGCAGATAAAATCTATGCAGAGACTGCTGCCAAATTACAGACACCGGAATACTCGGTAAGAGGATTATTGAAAAAAATGAATGTAGAAGTCGTCTGTACAACAGACGATCCGACTGACAGCTTAAACTATCACCAACAATTCGCCGCTGAGAAAGAGTCTTTCAAAATGTTACCCGCATTTCGTCCTGATAAAGCGATGAATAGTGATGATATAGAGGCGCTGAATGCATATATCAATAAACTGGAATCTGTATCTGACCGCTCCATATCCACCCTACAGGACTATCTGGATGCCTTGAAAAAACGTCATGATTTCTTCGCTGAAAATGGATGCTCTGTTTCTGATCATGGACTGGAACAAATCTATGCAGAAGACTATACAGAACAGGAGATCGCAGACATCTTCGCTAAGATCAGATCCCGCCAGACCATCTCCTGTCAGGAAAATCTGAAATTCAAATCGGCTATGTTGATCTATTTTGCGGAATGGGATCATGAAAAAGGCTGGGTACAGCAGTATCATCTGGGAGCACTGCGTAATAATAACAGCCGTATGCTCAGCATACTCGGTCCGGATACCGGATGGGATTCTATTGGTGATTTTAGTCAGGCAAGAGCCCTATCCAAATTTTTAAACAAGCTGGATACACAGGATAAATTAGCGAAAACTATTATCTATAACCTCAATCCTGCTGATAATGAGCTGATCGCTACTATGATCGGCAATTTCAATGACGGGTCTGTAGCCGGTAAGATCCAGTTTGGATCAGCCTGGTGGTTTCTGGATCAGAAAGATGGTATGACCAAACAAATGAATGCCCTTTCCAATATGGGACTGTTGAGTCGTCTTGTAGGGATGCTGACAGATTCGCGCAGCTTCCTGTCCTTTCCGCGTCATGAATATTTCAGAAGATTGCTGTGTGATCTTTTTGGACAGGATGTAGAAAACGGAGAATTGCCAAATGATATGGAAGAAATCGGAAAGATCATCGCTGATATTTCTTATTTCAATGCCAAAAACTACTTTAAGTTCTAA